The following are from one region of the Cupriavidus sp. D39 genome:
- a CDS encoding Ku protein translates to MAARSIASLSLSFGLVSIPVQIYSATESKTGVSFNLLHKGCGSRLKQQYVCIREDVVVERSDVVKGYEFEPDHYAVFEPDELKALEDEAKHTVDIVSFMPSGAIDPIYFDKAYYLGPDKRGGKPYNLLAEAMRKTGTCALAQWTWKGKQYMVQVRATDEGLVLQQLIYADEVRSMVDLHVEKAQVQPAELALAQQLIEQNSVDGYDPTAYKDEEKYRILAAIDKKITVSEERSEPRQGAEVIDLMEALRASMAQRKQGGTKAPASAAAAEGKSKKTGKRATAAPAPAPAKRASAAKK, encoded by the coding sequence ATGGCTGCCCGTTCCATTGCCTCCCTCTCTCTCAGCTTTGGCCTCGTGTCGATCCCAGTGCAGATTTATAGCGCTACGGAAAGCAAAACGGGGGTTAGCTTCAATCTGCTACATAAGGGATGCGGCTCAAGGCTCAAACAGCAGTACGTATGCATCCGCGAGGATGTGGTGGTCGAGCGGTCCGACGTGGTCAAGGGCTATGAGTTCGAGCCGGATCACTATGCGGTGTTTGAGCCAGACGAATTGAAGGCGCTGGAGGACGAGGCGAAGCACACGGTCGATATCGTGTCATTCATGCCATCCGGGGCCATCGATCCGATCTACTTTGACAAGGCCTACTACCTGGGCCCAGACAAGCGTGGCGGCAAGCCATATAACTTGCTCGCCGAGGCTATGCGAAAGACAGGGACTTGTGCGCTCGCGCAGTGGACTTGGAAAGGCAAGCAGTACATGGTGCAGGTGCGGGCGACCGACGAGGGCTTGGTGCTACAGCAACTAATCTACGCTGACGAAGTTCGATCGATGGTGGACCTGCACGTGGAGAAGGCCCAGGTCCAGCCAGCCGAACTGGCGTTGGCCCAGCAGCTGATCGAACAGAACTCGGTGGACGGATACGACCCCACGGCATACAAGGATGAGGAGAAATACCGCATCCTGGCGGCCATCGACAAGAAGATCACCGTGAGCGAGGAGCGAAGCGAACCGCGGCAGGGCGCGGAAGTGATAGACCTGATGGAGGCCCTGCGCGCAAGCATGGCCCAGCGCAAACAGGGCGGAACGAAGGCACCGGCCTCAGCGGCTGCAGCGGAGGGCAAGAGCAAGAAGACTGGGAAGCGTGCCACTGCGGCGCCAGCGCCAGCTCCCGCCAAGCGAGCTTCAGCGGCGAAAAAGTGA
- a CDS encoding IS110 family transposase, with the protein MRTDQAYTGTEERVLAVSLELATAKWKVALHDGQREQPAIHTVAQPQAATRLQAVLDLIEYQKRKWSLPAGVRLAVSYEAGQDAFWIYRALQARGIDCYVVDPASIPVERHQRRAKTDRLDAIKLVINLRAWLRGERDRMHVVHVPSSQDEASRQMMRDRGALQKEVLQHRDRMRKLLATLGCWDDVDSKAFANRLARDEVLCHDGEPLPPELRERLLRECERLALAEKQLAVLEKTRQAILPAPARKRIDALARLKGIGEVGASRLALELFWREFSNRCQVGACVGLVPQPYDSGESQVDQGISKQGNRRVRALLVEMAWCWLRYQPDSALTQWFIQRTQGTGPNRRARRIAIVAVARRLAIALWRYLKDGVIPEGAHLKSA; encoded by the coding sequence ATGCGTACAGATCAGGCATACACGGGTACAGAGGAGCGGGTGTTGGCGGTCTCGCTTGAACTGGCAACCGCGAAGTGGAAGGTCGCGTTACACGACGGGCAGCGCGAGCAACCGGCGATACACACCGTCGCCCAACCGCAGGCGGCAACCCGCTTGCAGGCCGTGCTGGACCTGATCGAATACCAGAAACGCAAGTGGTCGCTGCCGGCAGGCGTGAGGCTCGCCGTGAGCTACGAAGCCGGCCAGGACGCGTTCTGGATCTATCGCGCGCTGCAGGCACGAGGGATCGACTGTTATGTCGTCGATCCGGCCAGCATTCCGGTCGAGCGCCATCAGCGACGGGCCAAGACCGATCGGCTCGATGCGATTAAGCTCGTCATCAACCTACGCGCGTGGCTGCGAGGCGAGCGCGACCGCATGCATGTGGTTCACGTGCCGTCTTCGCAGGACGAGGCGTCACGCCAAATGATGCGCGATCGCGGGGCACTGCAGAAGGAGGTCCTGCAGCATCGCGACCGGATGCGCAAACTGCTGGCCACGCTCGGTTGCTGGGATGACGTCGACAGCAAGGCCTTCGCCAACCGCCTCGCCCGTGACGAGGTGCTGTGCCACGACGGCGAACCGCTGCCGCCCGAGTTGCGTGAACGGCTGCTGCGCGAGTGCGAACGGTTGGCGCTGGCGGAGAAGCAACTCGCCGTGCTCGAGAAGACGAGACAAGCAATCCTGCCGGCACCCGCGCGCAAGCGGATTGATGCCCTGGCACGCCTAAAGGGGATTGGCGAAGTGGGTGCGTCGCGCCTCGCCCTCGAACTGTTCTGGAGAGAGTTCAGCAACCGATGCCAGGTGGGTGCCTGCGTAGGCCTGGTGCCGCAGCCCTACGATAGCGGCGAGAGCCAGGTAGACCAGGGCATCAGCAAACAGGGCAACCGACGGGTCCGCGCTCTACTGGTCGAGATGGCGTGGTGCTGGCTGCGCTACCAGCCCGACAGCGCGCTGACACAGTGGTTCATCCAGCGCACGCAGGGCACGGGACCGAATCGCCGGGCGCGGCGCATCGCCATCGTCGCGGTCGCCCGACGCCTCGCGATTGCGCTGTGGCGCTATCTGAAGGACGGCGTCATCCCTGAAGGCGCACACCTGAAGTCGGCCTAA
- a CDS encoding DUF2188 domain-containing protein: protein MEAGRWAVAVEGADEAPSQHASREEAIAAGAERAKQSGVELVVHGRGGRIRRRNRFSHEAEDRIG, encoded by the coding sequence ATGGAGGCGGGCCGATGGGCTGTCGCGGTAGAAGGTGCGGACGAGGCGCCGTCACAGCACGCATCTCGTGAAGAAGCAATTGCCGCTGGCGCAGAGAGGGCGAAGCAGAGCGGGGTCGAACTTGTCGTTCACGGTCGTGGCGGCCGGATCAGAAGACGAAACCGCTTCAGCCACGAGGCCGAGGATCGCATTGGATGA
- a CDS encoding sensor histidine kinase — MAGICQDVTTQNWALCALREEERRKDQFLAMLAHELRNPLAPMRSAADLLQHLSPSREDMFRARDVIGRQLHHLTRLVDELLDISRFNQVTLRQDLVELRSALNTAVESVRPLLEANGHWPAVKRKHA; from the coding sequence TTGGCAGGCATCTGCCAGGACGTCACAACGCAGAACTGGGCGTTGTGCGCGCTGCGCGAGGAGGAACGCCGCAAGGACCAGTTCCTCGCCATGCTGGCGCACGAGTTGCGCAACCCGCTGGCACCGATGCGCAGCGCCGCCGACCTGCTGCAGCATCTCTCGCCCTCGCGCGAGGACATGTTCCGCGCGCGCGACGTGATCGGGCGCCAGCTCCATCACCTGACACGGCTGGTTGACGAACTGCTCGACATCTCGCGCTTCAACCAGGTCACGCTGCGGCAGGACCTGGTGGAACTGCGCTCGGCGCTGAATACTGCCGTGGAAAGCGTGCGCCCGCTGCTTGAAGCGAACGGCCACTGGCCGGCCGTCAAACGCAAGCACGCCTGA
- a CDS encoding HD domain-containing phosphohydrolase: MLTAVIAILCASLIALWGAQDIHSRESERLVDTARIIARQISLDLDERYRDTRTVRDLFERELADATIQQKREVLERMRAAHAYFSWLGVASANGQIELGTETLLEGGSVAQRDWFEGALNSPAFFGNLHPAKLLEQHIRNPDGAPLRLLDIALPLRNADGQATGVLAGHLNWRMIEDAVRDGIETSPDASPLAAAVVSADGVILYDTQGATGEARALLKQLALGQMIEATWPSERQTSLLVAAPLPLGHVFTGLDWRIVLRESAPAVRASITRMTWRIVGVCALVGLVFSLLGLLTVRTITRPLQALVGQISRFGETEVLPETSVSDRILEVRDLQTSFLGMAARVREQKALLRETQIEIVRTLGRAAEYRDDETGQHVSRMSLCCAHLGRLAGMDDKDVDMLRVASQMHDIGKIGIPDHVLLKPGRFDSEERAIMERHPEIGARILSGMDTPFTVLARTIALTHHEKWDGSGYPNRLAGRDIPLEGRIVAICDVFDALLSDRPYKQGWPLDKVVASMREQSGHHFDPRLLALLLSHLDEFVRIREKFRDEFRDPQFREA; the protein is encoded by the coding sequence TTGCTCACCGCCGTCATCGCTATTCTCTGCGCTAGCCTCATAGCGCTATGGGGAGCGCAGGATATCCACAGCCGGGAGAGTGAGCGTCTTGTCGACACGGCCCGGATAATAGCCAGGCAGATATCGCTCGATCTCGACGAACGGTACCGCGATACCCGCACCGTTCGCGACCTGTTCGAGCGCGAGCTGGCGGACGCAACCATCCAGCAGAAGCGTGAAGTTCTGGAGCGAATGCGCGCCGCCCACGCGTACTTCTCCTGGCTGGGCGTGGCCTCGGCAAATGGCCAGATCGAACTCGGCACTGAAACGCTGCTGGAAGGCGGTAGCGTTGCGCAGCGCGACTGGTTCGAGGGCGCGCTCAACAGCCCGGCATTTTTCGGCAACCTTCATCCGGCCAAGCTACTCGAGCAGCATATTCGCAATCCGGACGGCGCGCCGCTGCGCCTGCTCGACATCGCGCTGCCTCTGCGTAATGCGGACGGCCAGGCGACGGGTGTTCTTGCCGGCCATCTGAACTGGCGGATGATCGAGGACGCGGTACGTGACGGCATCGAAACGTCGCCAGACGCTTCCCCGCTTGCAGCTGCCGTGGTGAGTGCCGACGGGGTGATTCTCTACGACACGCAAGGCGCTACCGGCGAAGCCCGTGCATTGCTCAAGCAGCTCGCGCTCGGGCAGATGATCGAGGCCACCTGGCCGTCGGAGCGGCAGACGTCACTGCTGGTTGCGGCACCCCTGCCGCTGGGGCACGTCTTTACCGGCCTCGACTGGCGCATTGTTCTGCGCGAGTCCGCACCGGCCGTCAGGGCGAGCATAACGCGCATGACGTGGCGGATCGTCGGCGTCTGCGCGTTAGTGGGCCTGGTGTTCTCGCTGCTGGGCCTGCTTACGGTACGCACCATTACGCGCCCGCTCCAGGCGCTGGTTGGCCAGATATCGAGATTCGGCGAAACAGAGGTGTTACCGGAAACAAGCGTCAGCGATCGCATTCTGGAGGTGCGCGATCTTCAGACTTCCTTTCTGGGAATGGCAGCCAGGGTTCGCGAGCAGAAGGCGCTGCTGCGCGAAACGCAGATCGAGATCGTCAGAACCCTCGGCCGCGCGGCCGAGTACCGCGACGATGAGACCGGCCAGCATGTATCCCGCATGAGCCTGTGCTGCGCCCACCTGGGCAGGCTTGCCGGCATGGATGACAAGGACGTGGACATGCTGCGGGTGGCCAGCCAAATGCACGATATCGGCAAAATCGGCATTCCGGATCATGTGTTGCTCAAGCCGGGCAGGTTCGACAGCGAAGAACGCGCCATCATGGAGCGTCATCCTGAGATCGGTGCCCGCATTCTCTCCGGCATGGATACGCCGTTCACCGTCCTTGCCCGTACGATTGCCCTGACCCATCACGAGAAATGGGATGGCAGCGGCTATCCGAATCGCCTGGCCGGCAGAGATATTCCGCTGGAAGGCCGCATCGTCGCCATTTGTGACGTTTTCGACGCACTGCTCTCGGATCGGCCATACAAGCAAGGGTGGCCGCTGGACAAGGTGGTGGCCTCTATGCGCGAGCAGTCGGGTCACCACTTCGATCCGAGGTTGCTGGCGCTACTATTGAGCCATCTCGATGAGTTCGTCCGGATTCGCGAAAAATTCCGCGATGAGTTTCGCGACCCCCAGTTTCGCGAAGCTTAG
- a CDS encoding DUF2188 domain-containing protein has protein sequence MANKNVHVVPHGDKWHVVREGAHEPSSAHDDLEDAIAAGTTEAKQDNVELMIHGRDGQIRMRNSYGHDPRDRERVKPAPPGL, from the coding sequence ATGGCGAACAAAAATGTGCATGTCGTTCCACACGGCGATAAATGGCATGTCGTGCGCGAGGGCGCCCACGAGCCCTCTTCTGCGCATGACGACCTAGAGGACGCCATCGCGGCCGGCACGACGGAGGCAAAGCAGGACAACGTCGAGTTGATGATCCATGGGCGAGACGGGCAGATCCGCATGCGCAACAGCTACGGGCACGATCCTCGCGATCGTGAAAGGGTAAAGCCCGCGCCGCCCGGCTTGTGA
- a CDS encoding tetratricopeptide repeat protein, which produces MPTYTLKDAETMLGIPRSVATRLVTEGIITPTRGPRRKLLFTFQDMVLLRTANSLHDAKIPTRLIVRALARVKAARGAGQPLTGVRIRAMGNEVATRDEGREGWQAVSGQMLMDFEPGDPGAAIVQSLHDARPPAADAQDWFLIGAELETEKPIDAEAAYRRALAAEPTFLDPYLNLGCMMCDARRFGDAAELYRSGISQLPSEPLLHFNLAVALEDQERPGEALISYERCIQLAPDFADAHFNAARIYETLGNGMRAIRHFNEYRKLQR; this is translated from the coding sequence ATGCCGACGTACACCCTGAAGGACGCCGAGACGATGCTGGGCATCCCGCGTTCGGTGGCCACTAGGCTGGTCACCGAGGGGATCATCACGCCCACACGCGGGCCGCGCCGGAAGCTCCTCTTCACGTTTCAGGACATGGTGCTTCTCCGGACAGCAAATTCACTGCATGACGCCAAGATCCCAACGCGGCTGATTGTCCGCGCGCTGGCGAGGGTGAAGGCCGCTCGCGGAGCCGGCCAGCCGCTGACCGGCGTGCGGATTCGCGCGATGGGCAACGAGGTGGCGACAAGGGATGAGGGCAGAGAAGGATGGCAGGCCGTGTCTGGCCAGATGCTGATGGATTTTGAGCCCGGCGACCCGGGCGCCGCGATTGTGCAATCACTGCACGACGCGCGGCCACCAGCTGCCGACGCGCAGGATTGGTTTCTCATCGGTGCCGAACTGGAAACGGAGAAGCCGATCGATGCCGAGGCCGCATACCGGCGGGCCTTGGCGGCAGAACCAACGTTTCTGGATCCGTATCTCAACCTGGGCTGCATGATGTGCGACGCGCGCCGGTTTGGCGACGCGGCCGAACTGTACCGCTCTGGCATCTCACAGCTGCCGAGCGAGCCGTTGCTCCACTTCAACTTGGCCGTAGCGTTGGAGGATCAGGAACGCCCCGGGGAGGCACTCATCAGCTATGAGCGCTGTATCCAATTAGCGCCGGACTTTGCCGACGCGCACTTCAACGCGGCTCGTATCTACGAGACCCTCGGCAACGGGATGCGGGCGATCCGACATTTCAATGAGTATCGGAAGCTGCAGCGTTAG
- a CDS encoding carboxymuconolactone decarboxylase family protein, translated as MAKVFDFSHATNEVFTERGVVLPLPDQSTATFEDREDKGLEVQRRIIGSDVVYRLYASSPEDQSHIQHYLSANCFGDYYTRTGIEAPTRELLTFSMLVALGGCDPEVKGHVAAKVHVGDGRSRLIEVATQLLPSIGYQSLRRQPF; from the coding sequence ATGGCCAAGGTCTTCGACTTCAGCCACGCCACCAACGAGGTGTTCACCGAGCGCGGCGTCGTACTGCCGCTACCGGACCAATCCACGGCCACGTTCGAGGACCGCGAGGATAAGGGCCTTGAGGTCCAGAGGCGGATCATCGGCAGCGACGTCGTCTACAGGCTCTATGCCTCCTCGCCAGAAGATCAGTCACACATCCAACACTACCTATCAGCCAACTGCTTCGGCGACTACTACACTCGAACCGGCATCGAAGCTCCCACGCGCGAGCTGCTCACCTTCAGCATGCTCGTCGCGCTCGGTGGCTGCGATCCGGAGGTCAAGGGACACGTGGCCGCGAAAGTTCACGTCGGCGACGGCCGCTCGCGTCTGATCGAGGTCGCGACCCAACTGCTGCCCTCCATCGGCTACCAGTCCCTTCGTCGACAACCATTCTGA
- a CDS encoding DUF1206 domain-containing protein has product MAPNSGGKAEQAGDSASLKVLARVGLIAYGVVHLLIGWLALQIAWGAPAGKSADISGALRTLADQPFGRILLWLVAVGMVALALWQASEAIWGYRNRVGAERVRNQVTSGAKAVIYAALGVSAASVVLGWGSWDAQSQQQTTSGVLAWPAGRVIVVVTGLIIIGVGVAGMVKGVKKSFNEEIDTSSMSPVARKGVARLGQVGYIAKGWHWAWWGACSAMRR; this is encoded by the coding sequence ATGGCACCCAATTCCGGTGGCAAGGCCGAACAGGCTGGCGACAGCGCGTCGTTGAAGGTGCTCGCCCGCGTCGGGTTGATCGCTTACGGCGTTGTGCACCTCTTGATCGGCTGGCTGGCGCTGCAGATCGCATGGGGCGCGCCGGCCGGCAAGAGCGCCGACATCTCCGGGGCGCTGAGAACATTGGCTGATCAGCCCTTTGGCAGGATCCTGCTATGGCTGGTTGCGGTCGGCATGGTGGCGCTCGCGCTCTGGCAGGCCAGTGAAGCCATCTGGGGCTATCGCAACCGCGTAGGTGCCGAACGGGTCCGCAATCAAGTCACCAGCGGGGCCAAGGCCGTGATCTACGCCGCCCTGGGGGTCAGCGCAGCTTCGGTCGTGCTCGGCTGGGGATCGTGGGACGCGCAGTCCCAGCAGCAAACAACCTCAGGTGTGCTGGCGTGGCCCGCCGGGCGGGTGATCGTCGTGGTCACGGGGCTGATCATCATTGGCGTCGGCGTGGCCGGGATGGTCAAGGGCGTGAAGAAATCCTTCAACGAGGAGATTGACACTTCGTCGATGTCCCCAGTTGCCCGGAAAGGCGTGGCGCGACTGGGCCAAGTCGGATACATCGCCAAGGGGTGGCACTGGGCGTGGTGGGGGGCCTGCTCAGCTATGCGGCGCTGA
- the tnpA gene encoding IS66 family insertion sequence element accessory protein TnpA, which yields MNGMLVKQSNKEVEWRQRLARFASSGQQIKSFCQAESVSTATFCRWRRQLAEVGGATPSSTSARCRWRPKRSR from the coding sequence ATGAATGGGATGCTCGTAAAGCAATCGAATAAGGAAGTGGAATGGCGCCAACGGCTGGCGCGGTTTGCGTCGAGCGGTCAGCAGATCAAATCGTTCTGCCAGGCGGAGTCGGTTTCGACGGCGACGTTCTGCCGCTGGCGCAGGCAGTTGGCCGAAGTCGGCGGCGCGACGCCTTCATCGACGTCGGCGCGATGCCGCTGGCGTCCGAAACGCAGTCGATGA
- a CDS encoding ATP-binding protein: MNLETYRPAAAAVIRQRLFMPLGTAIALIVGIWVAVALWAGWDRGTSIGRINADASRLAFAIGQSVERTMMEADQLTSLIGGAVIELGPELPLAEWTRNGYLATEPFLQTAVLDETGRIRASTNPAFEPLDLSDRAHFRVHIDNPRPTLYVSKPLVGRTSGRWVVQLSKGIVAPNGRFRGVVVVSLDPLSLTNVYKSIYLGNKGVIGVLGTEDFIFRARLSGSSATPGQFVPASSEVRKALSGPGDAQVTDESPIDGIERIFGIQRLSRGDLAVVVGYNVHEALAAYRSRLMVIVMLASAISALIVYFQFRQAKAIKNLALLADREAVVTRSLNERKQHLHALFLAVDEGIGVFDRNHVIDDANPALCSLLGVSLGELRGATPQQFINHLYQGRRPSPDATAPAELLAELSRTALSHEFTALIAFDIAASPAYSVRIVHFTSGTGCVLSIRDVTADRRDARTKSHFISAAPHELKTPLTNVMGYADLLAADLIPPEKRHGIYQTIRTQAQRTYRLASDLLDLTRLEAFGAAELSFHRVDLERLVRELIETDFSDGGRVRLASEGGPFFVMADHAALSRALRNVIENAVRFSPAGKEVDVAISTAETESGSVTLCVLDRGAGMNADSARMAFDKFYRGNRLDASAGSGLGLTIAREIALLHQGQVGLVSEIGKGTKVTLSLPSVA; the protein is encoded by the coding sequence ATGAATCTGGAAACCTATCGGCCCGCAGCGGCTGCCGTCATCCGGCAGCGCTTGTTCATGCCCCTGGGGACCGCCATCGCACTGATTGTAGGCATCTGGGTCGCCGTAGCGTTGTGGGCAGGCTGGGACAGAGGTACCTCCATCGGCCGAATCAATGCCGATGCCAGTCGGCTCGCCTTTGCGATCGGCCAGAGTGTCGAACGAACGATGATGGAGGCGGACCAATTGACCTCGCTGATCGGGGGAGCCGTGATTGAGCTAGGCCCTGAATTGCCGCTTGCAGAATGGACCCGCAACGGCTATCTCGCCACCGAGCCGTTCCTGCAGACGGCGGTCCTGGACGAGACAGGACGCATCAGGGCTTCCACCAATCCAGCGTTTGAGCCGCTGGACCTATCCGACCGCGCGCATTTTCGCGTTCACATCGACAATCCCCGGCCGACTCTGTATGTGAGCAAGCCCCTGGTCGGCCGCACCTCCGGACGCTGGGTGGTGCAGCTATCCAAAGGCATCGTCGCGCCGAACGGGCGTTTCCGCGGAGTCGTGGTGGTATCGCTCGATCCGCTCTCGCTTACCAATGTCTACAAGAGTATTTACCTCGGTAACAAAGGCGTGATCGGGGTGCTCGGCACTGAAGACTTTATATTCCGGGCGCGCTTGAGCGGGTCGAGCGCCACCCCTGGGCAGTTCGTGCCGGCAAGCTCCGAAGTCCGAAAAGCCCTCTCCGGGCCCGGAGACGCGCAAGTCACTGATGAGAGCCCCATCGACGGCATCGAGCGCATATTCGGCATCCAACGGCTGTCACGGGGCGATCTCGCCGTGGTGGTGGGCTACAACGTGCATGAGGCCTTGGCGGCGTACCGGAGTAGACTGATGGTGATTGTCATGCTCGCGAGCGCCATTTCCGCGCTGATTGTCTACTTTCAGTTCCGCCAGGCAAAGGCCATCAAAAATCTGGCCTTGCTGGCAGACCGGGAAGCAGTGGTGACCCGCAGCCTGAATGAGAGAAAGCAGCATCTCCATGCGCTCTTCCTTGCCGTTGACGAAGGCATTGGTGTCTTCGACAGGAATCACGTGATCGATGACGCCAATCCGGCGCTCTGCAGCTTGCTCGGCGTCTCGCTCGGGGAATTGCGCGGCGCCACACCGCAGCAATTTATCAACCACCTGTATCAGGGCCGCCGTCCCTCCCCCGATGCGACCGCGCCGGCGGAATTGCTTGCGGAACTCAGCCGCACGGCCTTGTCCCACGAGTTCACCGCGCTGATCGCGTTCGATATCGCGGCGTCGCCGGCGTACAGCGTCCGTATCGTGCACTTTACGAGCGGCACCGGCTGCGTTCTGTCCATCCGGGACGTGACTGCGGACAGGCGCGATGCACGGACGAAATCCCACTTCATATCAGCCGCCCCGCACGAACTCAAGACACCCTTGACCAATGTCATGGGCTACGCCGACTTGCTTGCCGCCGACCTGATCCCTCCCGAGAAGCGTCACGGCATCTACCAGACCATCCGCACGCAGGCGCAGCGGACCTACCGCCTGGCATCCGACCTGCTGGATTTGACCCGTCTCGAAGCGTTCGGCGCTGCAGAACTGAGCTTCCACAGGGTGGACCTTGAGCGTCTGGTGCGAGAGCTCATCGAGACCGATTTCTCGGATGGCGGCCGCGTAAGGCTGGCGTCAGAGGGAGGGCCCTTCTTTGTGATGGCAGACCATGCAGCTTTGAGCCGGGCGCTCCGTAACGTGATCGAGAATGCGGTCCGCTTTTCACCCGCGGGCAAGGAAGTGGACGTCGCGATCTCCACGGCTGAGACCGAAAGCGGCAGCGTCACGCTATGCGTCCTGGATCGAGGCGCAGGCATGAATGCGGACAGCGCCAGAATGGCGTTTGACAAGTTCTATCGTGGGAATCGACTGGACGCCTCGGCAGGGAGCGGGCTTGGCTTAACCATCGCGCGGGAGATCGCGCTGCTTCATCAGGGCCAGGTAGGTCTTGTGTCGGAGATCGGCAAAGGCACAAAGGTAACGCTCAGCCTTCCGAGCGTGGCATAA
- a CDS encoding DUF1206 domain-containing protein translates to MALGVVGGLLSYAALTFHRQKAPGLDGALHAILAQPLGRFLLTAVALGFVAFGLFAMLESRYRRM, encoded by the coding sequence GTGGCACTGGGCGTGGTGGGGGGCCTGCTCAGCTATGCGGCGCTGACCTTCCACCGGCAGAAGGCGCCGGGGCTGGACGGCGCGCTGCATGCGATCCTGGCACAGCCGTTGGGGCGGTTTCTGCTTACGGCCGTGGCGCTTGGATTCGTGGCCTTCGGCCTGTTCGCGATGCTCGAGTCACGCTACCGCCGGATGTAG
- a CDS encoding BON domain-containing protein: MSDKAAQSVSDSAITTKVKTKPLATKDLKSTGIHVKTKNGTVNLSGSVPTKEQHQLAVDATRSVEGVSSVTDELKVLSR; this comes from the coding sequence ATGAGCGACAAGGCCGCGCAATCCGTCAGCGACAGCGCCATTACAACCAAGGTGAAGACCAAGCCGCTTGCCACCAAGGACCTGAAGTCCACGGGCATTCACGTGAAGACCAAGAACGGCACGGTCAACCTGAGCGGCTCGGTGCCGACGAAGGAACAGCACCAGCTCGCAGTCGATGCCACGCGTAGCGTTGAGGGCGTGAGTTCAGTGACCGACGAGTTGAAGGTCCTATCGCGCTAG
- a CDS encoding tyrosine-type recombinase/integrase: MAEGLELGHQWEVPAAQRLRFVLNFAYATGLRISELVSATQGQIEVDGHGDHWLHLVGKGSKATKVALPPLARAALDRYLMQRELPITPARWDPRTPLIGRHRTRQQPGKHHHDQAVEYLAAANWLLQERWKKG, from the coding sequence GTGGCCGAAGGGTTGGAATTGGGCCACCAGTGGGAAGTGCCGGCTGCACAGCGGCTGCGGTTCGTGCTCAATTTTGCATACGCGACGGGCCTGCGCATCAGCGAATTGGTGAGCGCCACGCAGGGCCAGATCGAGGTCGACGGGCATGGCGATCATTGGCTGCACCTGGTTGGAAAAGGCAGCAAAGCCACCAAAGTGGCGCTGCCGCCGCTGGCTCGCGCGGCGCTCGACCGGTATCTGATGCAACGCGAACTGCCGATCACGCCGGCGAGGTGGGATCCGCGAACGCCATTGATCGGCAGGCATCGAACCCGACAGCAGCCCGGCAAGCATCACCACGACCAGGCAGTGGAGTATCTTGCGGCGGCCAACTGGCTGCTCCAGGAACGATGGAAAAAAGGGTAG